The proteins below are encoded in one region of Methanomassiliicoccales archaeon:
- a CDS encoding citrate/2-methylcitrate synthase: VHERKNIYPNLDFYAAVAMDAMGVPKEFFTPFFTSSRIAGWVAHTIEQYEDAVLLRPSSKYVGEFGRTFVPIEER, encoded by the coding sequence CGTTCACGAGAGGAAGAACATCTACCCCAACTTGGATTTCTACGCTGCAGTGGCCATGGACGCCATGGGGGTGCCCAAGGAGTTCTTCACGCCATTTTTCACCTCGAGCAGAATAGCGGGCTGGGTCGCTCATACGATAGAGCAGTATGAGGACGCGGTCCTCCTCCGTCCATCGTCAAAATACGTGGGGGAGTTCGGAAGGACCTTCGTGCCGATCGAAGAGCGATGA
- a CDS encoding GNAT family N-acetyltransferase has translation MMNAWERGKGGEHVKRGKETFETSTKGFIIRFAQPDDVSLVLRFIRRLAEYEGLSSEVEASEDVLRDSLFVKRQAEVIIGELEGRPVAFALFFHNFSTFLGKANLYLEDLFVDENCRGLGLGRSMFACLAGIAMERGCERLDWWCLDWNTSSIAFYERMGARPMSDWTVYRVEGNRLAELAEKI, from the coding sequence ATGATGAACGCATGGGAACGGGGGAAGGGCGGTGAGCATGTGAAAAGAGGAAAAGAAACGTTCGAAACGTCCACAAAAGGGTTCATCATCCGCTTCGCTCAACCTGATGACGTCTCCCTCGTACTGCGATTCATTAGAAGACTTGCCGAATACGAAGGACTTTCAAGCGAGGTCGAGGCCTCCGAGGATGTGCTCCGCGATTCCCTTTTCGTAAAACGACAGGCGGAGGTCATCATCGGAGAGCTGGAGGGAAGGCCGGTGGCCTTCGCCTTGTTCTTCCACAACTTCTCTACTTTTCTGGGCAAGGCCAACCTGTACCTGGAGGACCTTTTCGTCGATGAGAACTGCCGCGGCCTGGGCCTTGGTCGTTCCATGTTCGCCTGCCTGGCCGGGATAGCCATGGAGCGCGGATGCGAAAGGTTGGACTGGTGGTGTCTGGATTGGAACACCTCCTCCATCGCCTTCTACGAGAGAATGGGCGCGCGGCCGATGTCCGATTGGACCGTCTACCGAGTGGAAGGAAACCGCCTCGCCGAACTTGCGGAAAAGATATGA